A region from the Sporocytophaga myxococcoides genome encodes:
- a CDS encoding DDE-type integrase/transposase/recombinase produces the protein MDLNKHCRNKYDTFIIFLYSTGKEYLLSESFRNQVPYSTASSWRNIIMSSYIGHEYRSIQNESLQLYEILEEHKNLKRTVMILFKVWLALAAFIKPLLKKTDNEIFINQLQKLFTILPKKTVLKLTGISINSFYYRIHKLKTQCSLSPVSLCLKRHPLQLAVKEVNIMKVLFSDIRFACWPVSSIAHYARRNGLLFASLSTWYKYSALLGFKRRFPKPEEKTKGIVSTRPNQFLHVDTTFYTLPNGIKTAITFVSDNFSRKILGWSVSEKHGADNVKAALYMAIQTIQKFHPEHICATLVADGGSENHAVCIEELITSTPHPEITKVIALKDIAFSNSPIEAVNKIMKRYIRHDLPQSFKELLNCIIRSIEDYNIFRPHYALNGLTPIEAYTQKLPNMDFSEQIRQAKAMRLEQNRKSTCPKC, from the coding sequence ATGGATCTGAACAAACATTGCAGAAACAAATACGACACATTCATTATCTTTCTCTATTCAACAGGAAAAGAATACCTGTTATCAGAGAGCTTTAGAAACCAGGTTCCTTATTCTACTGCATCATCATGGAGAAACATTATAATGAGTAGTTATATCGGCCATGAATACAGATCTATACAGAATGAATCACTGCAATTGTATGAGATACTTGAAGAACACAAAAATCTAAAACGAACTGTTATGATACTTTTCAAGGTCTGGCTTGCACTTGCTGCTTTCATAAAGCCTTTACTGAAGAAAACAGACAATGAAATTTTTATTAACCAGCTACAGAAACTCTTTACCATATTACCTAAAAAAACGGTTTTAAAACTTACGGGAATTAGTATCAATTCTTTTTACTACAGGATTCACAAGTTAAAAACTCAATGTAGCCTTTCTCCTGTTTCTCTTTGTCTGAAAAGACATCCTCTTCAGCTTGCTGTTAAAGAAGTGAATATTATGAAAGTTCTCTTCTCTGATATCCGATTTGCCTGCTGGCCTGTCTCTTCTATCGCCCACTATGCCAGAAGAAACGGATTATTATTTGCTTCACTGAGCACATGGTATAAATACAGTGCTCTCCTGGGTTTTAAAAGACGCTTTCCTAAACCTGAAGAAAAAACTAAAGGCATAGTCAGTACCAGACCCAATCAGTTCCTGCATGTTGATACAACTTTTTATACTTTGCCTAATGGAATTAAAACAGCCATTACTTTTGTCTCTGATAATTTTTCAAGAAAGATACTTGGATGGAGCGTTTCTGAAAAGCATGGTGCCGACAATGTAAAAGCCGCATTATATATGGCTATTCAGACAATACAAAAATTTCATCCCGAACATATATGTGCAACTCTGGTAGCTGATGGTGGAAGTGAGAACCATGCTGTATGTATTGAAGAGCTTATAACTTCTACTCCCCATCCTGAAATAACAAAAGTTATTGCTTTAAAAGATATAGCTTTTTCCAACTCACCTATTGAAGCTGTCAATAAAATCATGAAGCGTTACATCAGGCATGACCTGCCACAATCTTTCAAGGAACTTTTGAACTGCATTATAAGATCTATTGAAGACTATAATATTTTCAGACCTCATTATGCACTCAATGGACTTACTCCTATAGAAGCTTACACCCAAAAACTTCCCAATATGGACTTTTCTGAACAAATCAGACAAGCCAAAGCCATGAGACTCGAACAAAACAGAAAAAGTACCTGTCCGAAGTGTTAA